The DNA region GATCTCCACATGTCCCAGATAGGAGGATAGGGATGAGCTCTTTTACCCACCTTGACGAGGAAGGTCGCCCCAGGATGGTTGACGTTGGGGGCAAGGCGCCGACCCAGAGGACCGCCTGGGCGGAGGCGAGGGTCAAGCTGACTCCCCACATCCTGGATGCGCTACTGGAGGGAGGGGTGCCCAAGGGGGAGCCCTTCTCGGTGGCGGAGCTGGCGGGGATAATGGGGGCCAAGCAGACCTTCAGCCTGATCCCCCTCTGCCATCCCATAAAGATATCCTCCGTGTCGATCCGGTGCCAACTGGATCGGGACGCCATGGAGGTGGTCATATGGGGGCAGGTCTCCGCCCTGGACGTGACCGGGGTCGAGATGGAGGCCTTGACGGCGGTTAGCGTGGCCGCCCTGGCCTTCTACGACATGTGCAAGGCGTTGGACAAGGGGATGGAGATAAGGTCCGTAAGGCTTTTGAGGAAGACCGGGGGAAAGAGCGGCCAGTGGTTGGCCCCCGGGGTGAATCTGGAGGAGCTGGGGGATAGACCATGACGATCAGGGTTCTTAGACTTTACAGAGGCGACCATGGGAACGACCTCCCCATGATCTACCTTCACACGGACAATCGGGGCAAGAGCCTGTGCAACGGGGATCCGGTTAGCATCGTCTACTCTGGCCCGGGGCCCTTGCCCGGTGGGGATGGAGGTGCGGGGTTGCTCCACCTGGTCCTATCGCATGTCCAGGGCCTAACAAAGGGGCGGTTTCTAGCCTCCACCGGTGGGGGAGCCATCCTCGAGGTTAGGGACGGTTCATCCCTGGAGGTCCTGTTCCCTGGGTTCATCGCCGTATCCGAGAGATGTCAGGTCTGGGACCCCATAAGGACCGCGGTGTTGACCGTCAGCGACAAGGGGTCCAGGGGGGAGCGGGAGGACACCGCAGGTCCCGCGTTGGCGGAGCGGGTGGTTCGAATAGGCGCGGTGGTGGAGGATCGGGACGTGGTGCCCGACGAGGTGGAGGCCATAAGGGAGAGGATACTCCGCTGGTCATCCATGGGCATCGAGCTGGTGCTTTGCACCGGCGGCACCGGCCTTTCTCCCCGGGACGTGACCCCCGAGGCCCTGTTGGGGGTGGCGGACAAGGTTGTGCCCGGTTTCGGAGAGCTCATGAGGTCCAGGAGCGGACACGGGACCCCCAGGGCCTTCCTGTCCAGGGGACTAGGGGTGACGGTGGGCAAGACGCTGGTGCTGGCCTTCCCGGGCAGCAGGTCCGGTGCCCTTGAGTGTTTCGAGGCGGTGGAGCCCTGCGTTAGGCATGGGGTGGAGATCCTGACCGGTAAGGCCAGCGAGTGCGGCCATCACCATCATCATTAGTGGGTTAACTGCAAGGGGGGGTGGAGCTTGGCTAGCACAGTTAAACGGTTGATCATCCTGACAGGTCTATCCGGCAGCGGCAAGAGCACCGCCTTGAGGATCCTGGAGGATCAGGGGTTTTACCCCATAGACAACCTGCCTCCCGCGCTGCTTCCCCAACTACTGTTGGTGCTCAGTGGCCATCCGGGGGCCACCTCATCCGGGGTGGTGGCGGTGATGGACGTGAGGGGGCGCCATCTCCTCAACGACCTGGAGAGGGTCCTGGCCTCCATAAGGGGGGCGGGCACGCCGGTTCAGCTCATCTTCCTGGATGCGTCGGACCGAGACATAAGCTCCAGGTTCGAGCTCACCAAGAGGGCCCACCCGATGGCCCAGGGAGATGACACCCTGGACGGCATAAGGGAGGAGAGGGCCATGCTGGCCCCCCTTAGGGGCATAGCGGACGTGGTGATAGACACCAGCGGGATGAACCACCATCAGCTACGACGAATCCTCCTGGAGGAGCTACTGGGGGGGGATGGATTCAAGCTGGTGATCTCCTCCTTCGGGTTCAAATACGGGTTGCCCCAGGACTCGGATATCATTTGGGACGTCCGGTTCCTGCCCAACCCTAACTACGTGCCGCACCTCAAAGAGCTTACCGGCATGGATCAGGGCATAGTTTCCTACTTCGACCCGGTGCCGGAATTTCACCAGTTCGTGTCCTCCATGGCCCAGATGTTGGCCCGTTTCGTGCCCTTCTACGAGAGGTCCGGCAAGCTTCACCTTAGAGTCTCCATCGGGTGCACCGGAGGCAGGCACCGGTCCGTGGCGGTGGCGGAGGCGGTGGCCCGGTCCTTGATCGACCTGGGTGTAAAGTGTGACGTGGTCCACCGGGACGTGGACAAGGGAAGCCTGGACTGATGGATCCACTGATATCGGCGATAATAGGTTTCCTTACCGGAGGCCTGGCGGTCTGGGGTGCCAGCCGGGTTATCCCCCTGGGGATGGGATCCGAGGGGGGATCGGGGCAGAAGGTGATGGCCAGCGCCATCGGACACCGGCTGTCCCTGGGGCCCAAGATAGTCGCCATAGGGGGTGGCACCGGCCTTTCCACCCTGTTGAGCGGGCTAAAGGGCTTCACCAGGAACCTCACCGCAGTGGTCACCGTTACCGACGAGGGGGGCAGCTCCGGGAGGCTCAGGTCCGAGTGGGGGGTCTTGCCCCCGGGGGACATAAGGAACTGCATCGTAGCTCTGGCGGAGAGC from Thermanaerovibrio acidaminovorans DSM 6589 includes:
- the moaC gene encoding cyclic pyranopterin monophosphate synthase MoaC, whose amino-acid sequence is MSSFTHLDEEGRPRMVDVGGKAPTQRTAWAEARVKLTPHILDALLEGGVPKGEPFSVAELAGIMGAKQTFSLIPLCHPIKISSVSIRCQLDRDAMEVVIWGQVSALDVTGVEMEALTAVSVAALAFYDMCKALDKGMEIRSVRLLRKTGGKSGQWLAPGVNLEELGDRP
- a CDS encoding MogA/MoaB family molybdenum cofactor biosynthesis protein → MTIRVLRLYRGDHGNDLPMIYLHTDNRGKSLCNGDPVSIVYSGPGPLPGGDGGAGLLHLVLSHVQGLTKGRFLASTGGGAILEVRDGSSLEVLFPGFIAVSERCQVWDPIRTAVLTVSDKGSRGEREDTAGPALAERVVRIGAVVEDRDVVPDEVEAIRERILRWSSMGIELVLCTGGTGLSPRDVTPEALLGVADKVVPGFGELMRSRSGHGTPRAFLSRGLGVTVGKTLVLAFPGSRSGALECFEAVEPCVRHGVEILTGKASECGHHHHH
- the rapZ gene encoding RNase adapter RapZ is translated as MASTVKRLIILTGLSGSGKSTALRILEDQGFYPIDNLPPALLPQLLLVLSGHPGATSSGVVAVMDVRGRHLLNDLERVLASIRGAGTPVQLIFLDASDRDISSRFELTKRAHPMAQGDDTLDGIREERAMLAPLRGIADVVIDTSGMNHHQLRRILLEELLGGDGFKLVISSFGFKYGLPQDSDIIWDVRFLPNPNYVPHLKELTGMDQGIVSYFDPVPEFHQFVSSMAQMLARFVPFYERSGKLHLRVSIGCTGGRHRSVAVAEAVARSLIDLGVKCDVVHRDVDKGSLD